CCTTGGCGTTGATGATCTCTTCTGCTGCGCGAAGACGTTCGTTCAGTTTCAGGAGAGAGAAGACGGAGATGCCGATATCCAGTAATAATAGCAGTAAAACGATTCCGGTGGCGATGTTGATGATTTTATCCGGGATTTGGGTTGCTGCATGCGTGGTCAGCGGTTCGATGACCATGATGAAAAGAACGGAAAGAAGACCAAAGAACAGCGAACATTTCAGACAGATTCTCCCCTTGAAGTTGAATCTGTTTTTGGAGTAGTCCCACAATTTCAGATGGAACCATGTTTCCATTATGGTTGCAACCGTAAATTCAAGAATCGTTGCAAGAAACATTCCCCCAAGGAAGACGAGGAGGATATTGATGATGGTGAAGTTGAATGCTGGAACGGGAGCGGCAAGAGGC
The sequence above is a segment of the uncultured Methanocorpusculum sp. genome. Coding sequences within it:
- a CDS encoding putative ABC transporter permease; translated protein: MIPAAYFLGFVFYSFLGWIWETTYCSVKAKHFINRGFLNGPIIPIYGFGAVLIMIAVNLLAPLAAPVPAFNFTIINILLVFLGGMFLATILEFTVATIMETWFHLKLWDYSKNRFNFKGRICLKCSLFFGLLSVLFIMVIEPLTTHAATQIPDKIINIATGIVLLLLLLDIGISVFSLLKLNERLRAAEEIINAKVGTGLVEAAKIRDTIQEKIGERLDENQLLSRFHYQGRRMAKAYPGSVSLKHMEVWEKLKTHVKKPAK